Proteins from a genomic interval of Geodermatophilus obscurus DSM 43160:
- a CDS encoding sulfite exporter TauE/SafE family protein, with product MTVLEMFAVAVAGLAAGGINAVVGSGTLVTFPVLLAVGLPPVTATISNSLGLVPGNLAGSLGYRRELAGQRRLLLRLLPASVLGALTGAFLLLHLPASSFEAIVPVLVGLAVVLVAVQPLVGRALARRRAEDEPPPGIGPGRLAALFAGAYATGSYGGYFAASQGVLQIGVFGLLLHESLQRLNAIKNVLTLAVNGVAAGAYIVVATDRVDWRAAGLVAAGSLLGGYVGARFGRRLPSAVLRAAIVVLGCVAIAVLLTR from the coding sequence ATGACCGTCCTGGAGATGTTCGCGGTCGCCGTGGCGGGCCTGGCCGCGGGCGGCATCAACGCCGTCGTCGGCTCGGGCACGCTGGTGACCTTCCCGGTGCTGCTCGCCGTCGGCCTGCCGCCGGTGACCGCGACGATCAGCAACTCCCTCGGCCTGGTGCCGGGCAACCTCGCCGGCTCGCTGGGCTACCGGCGTGAGCTCGCCGGGCAGCGCCGACTGCTGCTGCGGCTGCTGCCCGCCTCGGTGCTCGGCGCGCTGACCGGCGCGTTCCTGCTGCTGCACCTGCCGGCGAGCAGCTTCGAGGCGATCGTGCCGGTGCTGGTCGGGCTGGCCGTCGTCCTCGTCGCCGTCCAGCCGCTGGTGGGGCGGGCCCTGGCGCGCCGGCGCGCCGAGGACGAGCCGCCGCCGGGGATCGGCCCCGGCCGGCTGGCCGCGCTCTTCGCCGGCGCCTACGCCACCGGCAGCTACGGCGGCTACTTCGCGGCGAGCCAGGGTGTGCTGCAGATCGGCGTCTTCGGGTTGCTGCTGCACGAGTCCCTGCAGCGGCTCAACGCGATCAAGAACGTGCTCACGCTGGCGGTCAACGGCGTCGCCGCCGGGGCCTACATCGTGGTGGCGACCGACCGCGTCGACTGGCGCGCGGCCGGGCTGGTGGCGGCCGGGTCGCTGCTCGGCGGGTACGTCGGCGCCCGGTTCGGCCGCCGACTCCCGTCCGCCGTGCTGCGCGCCGCCATCGTCGTCCTCGGCTGCGTCGCGATCGCCGTGCTGCTGACCCGGTGA
- a CDS encoding DEAD/DEAH box helicase gives MTATAAPPLLDDPGDLSALRALGADPDELFSTFAAWAEGNGTTLYPAQEEALIELVSGANVVLATPTGSGKSLVATGAQYAALAAGRRSWYTAPIKALVSEKFFALCGVFGAENVGMLTGDAAVNRDAPIIACTAEVLANIALREGADADIGLVVMDEFHFYGDPDRGWAWQVPLLELPKAQFLLMSATLGDVTFLREDLTRRTGRPTALVANAERPVPLHHYYATTPMHETIQELLDTRQAPVYVVHFTQASALERAQALMSVNVCTKEEKAAIAETIGGFRFTTSFGTTLSRLVRHGIGVHHAGMLPKYRRLVEQLAQAGLLKVICGTDTLGVGINVPIRTVVFSALSKYDGTRTRLLQVREFHQIAGRAGRAGYDTAGTVVVQAPEHEVENLKQFAKVSDDPKKRRKLVRKKAPEGMVPWSEATMQRLIESEPEKLTSHMRVTTAMVLDVVDRPGDPFVAMRRLLTDNHEPRKRQLRLIREAIGIARSLLQAGVLERLPEPEPDGRRYDLTLDLPPDFALNQPLSTFALAAIDLLDPESETYALDVVSVIEATLDDPRQILAAQLNKAKGEAVAQMKAEGIEYEERMELLEDISHPKPLEELLEHALEVYTRSNPWAADAHLSPKSVVRDVWENAYTFRELVNTYGLTRAEGAVLRYLSDAYKALRSGVPAAARTDEVTDLVEWLGELVRQVDSSLLDEWEQLTSPDQPLDAPVAVPTRPRPLTGNERAFTAMVRNQLFRRVELFARRRWYDLGELDRGSGWDADRWGEVVQAYFAEHAELGTGADARGPALLIWDKQPGVWRVRQILDDPAGDHDWGFDVEVDLEASDEEGAVVMRVVDAGRK, from the coding sequence ATGACCGCGACCGCCGCCCCTCCCCTCCTCGACGACCCCGGCGACCTCTCCGCGCTCCGGGCGCTCGGTGCCGACCCCGACGAGCTGTTCAGCACCTTCGCCGCCTGGGCGGAGGGCAACGGCACGACGCTGTACCCGGCGCAGGAGGAGGCGCTGATCGAGTTGGTCAGCGGTGCCAACGTCGTCCTGGCCACGCCGACCGGCTCGGGCAAGTCGCTGGTGGCCACCGGCGCGCAGTACGCCGCGCTGGCCGCGGGACGGCGCAGCTGGTACACCGCGCCCATCAAGGCGCTGGTCAGCGAGAAGTTCTTCGCGCTGTGCGGCGTCTTCGGCGCGGAGAACGTCGGCATGCTCACCGGCGACGCCGCGGTCAACCGGGACGCCCCGATCATCGCCTGCACCGCCGAGGTGCTCGCCAACATCGCCCTGCGCGAGGGCGCGGACGCCGACATCGGCCTCGTGGTCATGGACGAGTTCCACTTCTACGGCGACCCCGACCGCGGCTGGGCCTGGCAGGTGCCGCTGCTGGAGCTGCCGAAGGCGCAGTTCCTGCTGATGAGCGCCACGCTGGGCGACGTCACCTTCTTGCGCGAGGACCTCACCCGCCGCACCGGCCGGCCCACCGCGCTGGTGGCCAACGCCGAGCGGCCGGTGCCCCTGCACCACTACTACGCGACCACGCCGATGCACGAGACGATCCAGGAGCTGCTGGACACCCGGCAGGCGCCGGTCTACGTCGTCCACTTCACCCAGGCCTCGGCGCTGGAGCGCGCGCAGGCGCTGATGAGCGTCAACGTGTGCACCAAGGAGGAGAAGGCCGCGATCGCCGAGACGATCGGCGGCTTCCGGTTCACCACCTCCTTCGGGACGACGCTGTCGCGGCTGGTGCGCCACGGCATCGGCGTCCACCACGCCGGGATGCTGCCCAAGTACCGGCGGCTGGTGGAGCAGCTGGCGCAGGCCGGTCTGCTCAAGGTCATCTGCGGCACCGACACCCTCGGCGTCGGCATCAACGTGCCCATCCGCACCGTCGTGTTCTCCGCGCTGTCCAAGTACGACGGCACCCGCACCCGGCTGCTCCAGGTGCGCGAGTTCCACCAGATCGCCGGCCGGGCGGGGCGCGCCGGCTACGACACAGCGGGCACCGTCGTCGTCCAGGCCCCCGAGCACGAGGTGGAGAACCTCAAGCAGTTCGCGAAGGTCTCCGACGACCCGAAGAAGCGCCGCAAGCTCGTGCGCAAGAAGGCGCCCGAGGGCATGGTGCCGTGGAGCGAGGCGACCATGCAGCGGCTGATCGAGTCCGAGCCGGAGAAGCTGACCAGCCACATGCGGGTCACCACAGCGATGGTCCTCGACGTGGTCGACCGGCCCGGCGACCCGTTCGTCGCGATGCGCCGGCTGCTCACCGACAACCACGAGCCGCGCAAGCGGCAGCTGCGGCTGATCCGCGAGGCGATCGGCATCGCGCGGTCGCTGCTGCAGGCCGGCGTCCTGGAGCGGCTGCCCGAGCCGGAGCCGGACGGACGGCGCTACGACCTGACGCTGGACCTGCCGCCGGACTTCGCGCTCAACCAGCCGCTGTCGACCTTCGCCCTGGCCGCGATCGACCTGCTCGACCCGGAGTCGGAGACCTACGCACTGGACGTGGTCAGCGTCATCGAGGCCACCCTCGACGACCCGCGGCAGATCCTGGCCGCGCAGCTGAACAAGGCCAAGGGCGAGGCGGTGGCCCAGATGAAGGCCGAGGGGATCGAGTACGAGGAGCGCATGGAGCTGCTCGAGGACATCTCCCACCCCAAGCCGCTGGAGGAGCTGCTGGAGCACGCGCTGGAGGTCTACACCCGCTCGAACCCGTGGGCGGCCGATGCGCACCTCTCGCCGAAGTCCGTCGTCCGCGACGTGTGGGAGAACGCCTACACCTTCCGCGAGCTGGTCAACACCTACGGGCTGACCCGCGCGGAGGGCGCGGTGCTGCGCTATCTCTCCGACGCCTACAAGGCGTTGCGCTCCGGCGTCCCCGCCGCCGCCCGCACCGACGAGGTGACCGACCTCGTCGAGTGGCTCGGCGAGCTGGTCCGCCAGGTCGACTCCTCGCTCCTCGACGAGTGGGAGCAGCTGACCAGCCCGGACCAGCCGCTGGACGCGCCGGTCGCCGTGCCGACCCGCCCGCGCCCGCTCACCGGCAACGAGCGGGCGTTCACCGCGATGGTGCGCAACCAGCTGTTCCGCCGGGTCGAGCTGTTCGCCCGCCGCCGGTGGTACGACCTCGGGGAGCTCGACCGCGGCTCCGGGTGGGACGCCGACCGGTGGGGCGAGGTGGTGCAGGCCTACTTCGCCGAGCACGCCGAGCTCGGCACCGGCGCCGACGCCCGCGGCCCGGCCCTGCTCATCTGGGACAAGCAGCCCGGCGTCTGGCGGGTCCGGCAGATCCTCGACGACCCGGCCGGCGACCACGACTGGGGCTTCGACGTCGAGGTCGACCTCGAGGCCTCCGACGAGGAGGGGGCCGTCGTGATGCGCGTCGTCGACGCGGGCCGGAAGTAG
- a CDS encoding glucose 1-dehydrogenase, with protein sequence MSEPRPESQPAQQQQVPGTLGEMDPKPDHGEESYRGSGRLTGKAAVITGGDSGIGRAVAIAFAREGADVLISYLNEHEDAKDTAKYVEEAGRKCVLVPGDLADRAHQKTIIPKAVEEFGKVDVLVNNAAFQMSHDSLDEISDEEWDHTLAVNLTAMFTLTKDAIPHMQPGASIINSSSVNSDNPSPNLIAYAMTKAGIANFSASLAQMLAEKGIRANSVAPGPIWTPLIPATMPEEKVESFGQQVPLGRAGQPAELAPVYVLLASDEASYVSGARVAVTGGKPIL encoded by the coding sequence GTGTCCGAGCCCCGTCCCGAGTCCCAGCCCGCCCAGCAGCAACAGGTCCCCGGCACGCTGGGGGAGATGGACCCCAAGCCCGACCACGGCGAGGAGAGCTACCGCGGCTCCGGCCGGCTGACCGGCAAGGCGGCGGTCATCACCGGCGGTGACAGCGGCATCGGCCGAGCCGTCGCCATCGCCTTCGCCCGCGAGGGCGCCGACGTCCTGATCTCGTACCTGAACGAGCACGAGGACGCCAAGGACACCGCGAAGTACGTCGAGGAGGCCGGCCGGAAGTGCGTGCTCGTCCCCGGTGACCTCGCCGACCGCGCCCACCAGAAGACGATCATCCCCAAGGCCGTCGAGGAGTTCGGCAAGGTCGACGTCCTGGTCAACAACGCCGCGTTCCAGATGAGCCACGACTCGCTCGACGAGATCTCCGACGAGGAGTGGGACCACACCCTGGCGGTGAACCTGACGGCGATGTTCACGCTGACCAAGGACGCGATCCCGCACATGCAGCCGGGGGCCTCGATCATCAACTCCTCGTCGGTGAACTCCGACAACCCCAGCCCGAACCTGATCGCCTACGCGATGACCAAGGCCGGCATCGCCAACTTCTCCGCCAGCCTCGCGCAGATGCTGGCGGAGAAGGGCATCCGGGCCAACAGCGTGGCCCCGGGCCCGATCTGGACGCCGCTGATCCCGGCGACCATGCCGGAGGAGAAGGTGGAGAGCTTCGGCCAGCAGGTGCCGCTGGGCCGGGCCGGCCAGCCTGCCGAGCTCGCGCCGGTGTACGTGCTGCTGGCCAGCGACGAGGCGTCCTACGTCTCCGGCGCCCGGGTCGCGGTCACCGGCGGCAAGCCGATCCTCTGA
- a CDS encoding sulfite exporter TauE/SafE family protein, producing the protein MTPADFALLVLAGVGGGLTGSIAGLASLVSYPALLAAGLPPVAANVTNTVALVLNGVGSVSASGPELRGQGRRLLRLTGGAVLGGAAGAALLLLTPSDAFERIVPWLIGGAALALLVQRPPRELAARGAAAHPTHRDPWWLPLAVAAIAVYGGYFGAAAGVMLLALFLLSTGEGLAVGNALRNVVLLAANLTASIGFVVFAPVAWSAALPLAIGLFVGGRLGPRVVRRAPQVLLRRLIALAGIGLAVYLAVEAYA; encoded by the coding sequence GTGACCCCTGCGGACTTCGCCCTGCTCGTGCTGGCCGGCGTCGGCGGGGGGTTGACCGGCAGCATCGCGGGCCTGGCCTCGCTGGTCAGCTACCCGGCGCTGCTCGCGGCCGGCCTGCCGCCGGTGGCGGCGAACGTGACCAACACCGTCGCCCTGGTGCTCAACGGCGTGGGGTCGGTGAGCGCCTCCGGGCCGGAGCTGCGCGGACAGGGACGGCGGCTGCTGCGGCTCACGGGCGGTGCGGTGCTGGGCGGCGCGGCCGGTGCGGCCCTGCTCCTGCTCACGCCGTCGGACGCCTTCGAGCGGATCGTGCCCTGGCTGATCGGCGGGGCGGCCCTGGCGCTGCTGGTGCAGCGGCCGCCGCGGGAACTGGCCGCGCGGGGGGCCGCCGCGCACCCGACGCACCGGGACCCGTGGTGGCTGCCGCTGGCCGTCGCCGCGATCGCCGTCTACGGCGGCTACTTCGGTGCCGCGGCCGGCGTGATGCTGCTGGCGCTGTTCCTGCTGTCGACCGGCGAGGGCCTGGCGGTCGGCAACGCGCTGCGCAACGTGGTGCTGCTCGCGGCCAACCTCACCGCCTCGATCGGCTTCGTGGTGTTCGCGCCGGTCGCCTGGTCGGCCGCGCTCCCGCTGGCGATCGGCCTGTTCGTGGGCGGGCGCCTCGGTCCGCGGGTGGTGCGCCGCGCGCCCCAGGTCCTGTTGCGCCGGCTGATCGCCCTCGCCGGGATCGGCCTGGCGGTGTACCTCGCCGTGGAGGCCTACGCCTGA
- a CDS encoding Pls/PosA family non-ribosomal peptide synthetase: MDLVPAGSAGPTPAADPVLTGYAAVLAEVLQVNTVDPDAHVFEDLGADSMVMARFCARVRKQADLPAVSIKDVYQHPTVRALATALAPPPPAPAADPVASGLAEVLAEVLQVDSVAPDAHLFDDLGADSMVMARFCARVRKRDDLPAVSIKDVYQHPTISSLAAALAPAPASSLVQDGLAEVLAEVLQVDTVAPDSNFFEDLGADSMVMARFCARVRKRDGLPAVSIKDVYANPTVRGLASAFAADEAGPAAPDPAAGNAPVSTEVAHRASSREYALTGALQLLIFIGYTYVTGLVFLWSFDWITAGASLVDDYLRSVVAGGTTFVVICTLPILVKWTLIGRWKPRQIPLWSPGYVRFWFVRTMVMANPLVLFAGSPVYNLYLRALGAKVGRGAVVFTRHAPVCSDLISIGAGAVVRKDSYLNGYRAYAGWIQIGPVTIGENAFVGDRAVLDIGSSVGDGAQLGHASALHAGQSVPAGERWHGSPAQPTTSDYQRIEPADCSTWRRAAYGAAQLLTALLVYLPVMFGGVVTVIGTVPQLAALLEPGPAALRSATFWEFALVLSLVVFFGGILVRFLFVVAASWVLAPFLKPDKVYPLYGFAYSVHRAMQHYTNSKFFITLTGDTSYIVGYLRSIGYKLAPVVQTGSNFGMEVKHEVPQLTSVGRGTVVASGLSTLNATYSSTSFSVTRASIGANSFLGNDIIYPAGARTGDDCLLASKVLVPIDGPVREGVGLLGAPAFEIPRTVERDSKFMRMAHDEDFPRRLAAKNRYNLGTIGLFLLARWVYSFVLTVVSMTALDGLAELGAWAIALSTLGLLLFSVVYFCSLERTATRFLGTGPLYCSIYEIDFWQRERFFKFNARIGVHRLAAGTPFAALLWRIVGLRLGKRLFDDGHVMAEKTLVTIGDDVTLNAGSYIQVHTQEDYAFKSDATTVGSGVTFGVGAMAHYGVVIGDDVVVEADSFVMKGEEVPSGARWGGNPAVELAGPPPPLPAPAPREDDQLTTQSQEDVMDLFRGNGTSSPSPAIPIPRRSGRHRATQRHLAGSR; this comes from the coding sequence ATGGACCTGGTTCCCGCCGGGTCGGCCGGCCCCACGCCGGCGGCCGACCCGGTGCTCACCGGCTACGCCGCGGTGCTCGCCGAGGTGCTGCAGGTGAACACCGTCGACCCCGACGCGCACGTGTTCGAGGACCTGGGCGCGGACTCGATGGTCATGGCCCGCTTCTGCGCCCGCGTGCGCAAGCAGGCCGACCTGCCGGCCGTCTCGATCAAGGACGTCTACCAGCACCCCACGGTCCGCGCCCTCGCGACCGCGCTCGCGCCGCCACCGCCCGCACCGGCCGCCGACCCGGTCGCGTCGGGCCTGGCGGAGGTGCTCGCCGAGGTGCTGCAGGTCGACTCCGTGGCACCCGACGCGCACCTCTTCGACGACCTGGGCGCGGACTCCATGGTGATGGCGCGCTTCTGCGCCCGCGTGCGCAAGCGCGACGACCTGCCGGCCGTCTCGATCAAGGACGTCTACCAGCACCCGACGATCAGCAGCCTGGCGGCCGCCCTCGCCCCGGCACCGGCGTCCAGCCTGGTCCAGGACGGGCTGGCGGAGGTGCTGGCGGAGGTGCTGCAGGTCGACACGGTCGCCCCTGACAGCAACTTCTTCGAGGACCTCGGTGCCGACTCCATGGTCATGGCCCGCTTCTGCGCCCGCGTGCGCAAGCGCGACGGCCTGCCCGCGGTCTCGATCAAGGACGTCTACGCGAACCCGACGGTCCGCGGGCTCGCGTCGGCGTTCGCAGCCGATGAGGCGGGTCCGGCGGCGCCGGACCCTGCCGCGGGGAACGCCCCCGTGTCGACCGAGGTGGCGCACCGGGCCAGCAGCCGGGAGTACGCCCTGACCGGAGCATTGCAGCTGCTGATCTTCATCGGCTACACCTACGTCACTGGCCTGGTCTTCCTGTGGAGCTTCGACTGGATCACCGCCGGCGCATCCCTGGTCGACGACTACCTGCGGTCGGTGGTGGCCGGTGGCACGACCTTCGTGGTCATCTGCACCTTGCCGATCCTGGTCAAGTGGACGCTCATCGGCCGGTGGAAGCCCCGCCAGATCCCCCTGTGGAGCCCCGGCTACGTGCGCTTCTGGTTCGTCAGGACCATGGTCATGGCCAATCCGCTGGTCCTGTTCGCCGGGTCACCGGTCTACAACCTCTACCTCCGGGCGCTGGGCGCGAAGGTCGGCCGCGGTGCCGTGGTCTTCACCCGGCACGCCCCCGTGTGCAGTGACCTGATCTCCATCGGCGCCGGCGCGGTCGTCCGCAAGGACAGCTACCTCAACGGCTACCGGGCGTACGCCGGGTGGATCCAGATAGGCCCGGTCACCATCGGGGAGAACGCCTTCGTCGGCGACAGGGCCGTGCTGGACATCGGCAGCTCGGTCGGCGACGGGGCACAGCTGGGCCACGCCTCCGCGCTCCACGCCGGGCAGTCCGTCCCCGCTGGCGAGCGCTGGCACGGGTCCCCGGCGCAGCCCACCACGTCGGACTACCAGCGGATCGAACCGGCCGACTGCAGCACTTGGCGACGAGCCGCCTACGGCGCGGCGCAGCTGCTGACCGCCCTGCTCGTGTACCTGCCGGTGATGTTCGGCGGTGTGGTCACGGTGATCGGCACGGTGCCGCAACTGGCCGCGCTGCTCGAGCCGGGGCCGGCGGCCCTGAGGTCAGCGACGTTCTGGGAGTTCGCGCTGGTCCTGTCCCTGGTCGTCTTCTTCGGCGGCATCCTCGTCCGCTTCCTGTTCGTCGTGGCCGCCTCCTGGGTGCTCGCACCCTTCCTCAAGCCGGACAAGGTCTATCCCCTGTACGGCTTCGCCTACTCGGTCCACCGGGCGATGCAGCACTACACCAACAGCAAGTTCTTCATCACGCTCACCGGTGACACGTCCTACATCGTCGGTTACCTGCGCAGCATCGGGTACAAGCTGGCCCCCGTCGTGCAGACCGGGTCGAACTTCGGCATGGAGGTCAAGCACGAGGTCCCGCAGCTGACCTCGGTCGGCCGGGGCACCGTCGTCGCCAGTGGCCTGTCGACACTCAACGCCACCTACTCGAGCACGTCGTTCTCGGTGACCCGGGCCTCCATCGGGGCGAACAGCTTCCTCGGCAACGACATCATCTACCCCGCCGGGGCCAGGACCGGCGACGACTGCTTGCTCGCGAGCAAGGTGCTGGTCCCGATCGACGGGCCCGTCCGGGAGGGGGTCGGCCTCCTCGGGGCACCCGCCTTCGAGATCCCCCGCACGGTCGAGCGGGACAGCAAGTTCATGCGGATGGCCCACGACGAGGACTTCCCGCGCCGCCTGGCCGCCAAGAACCGGTACAACCTGGGCACGATCGGGCTGTTCCTGCTCGCACGCTGGGTGTACTCCTTCGTCCTCACCGTGGTCTCCATGACCGCCCTCGACGGCCTTGCGGAGCTCGGTGCGTGGGCGATCGCCCTGTCCACGCTCGGCCTGCTGCTCTTCAGCGTCGTCTACTTCTGCAGCCTCGAGCGCACCGCCACCCGGTTCCTCGGCACAGGACCCCTGTACTGCTCCATCTACGAGATCGACTTCTGGCAGCGGGAACGCTTCTTCAAGTTCAACGCGCGGATCGGTGTGCACCGGCTCGCCGCCGGTACCCCGTTCGCGGCCCTGCTCTGGCGGATCGTGGGCCTCCGGCTCGGCAAGCGGCTGTTCGACGACGGACACGTCATGGCCGAGAAGACGCTCGTGACGATCGGCGACGACGTCACCCTCAACGCCGGCTCGTACATCCAGGTCCATACGCAGGAGGACTACGCCTTCAAGTCCGACGCGACCACTGTCGGCTCCGGCGTCACCTTCGGGGTCGGCGCCATGGCGCACTACGGCGTGGTCATCGGGGACGACGTCGTCGTGGAGGCCGACTCCTTCGTCATGAAGGGCGAGGAGGTCCCGTCCGGTGCTCGGTGGGGCGGGAACCCGGCCGTCGAACTGGCCGGGCCTCCCCCGCCCCTCCCCGCGCCGGCCCCGCGCGAAGACGACCAGCTCACCACCCAGTCCCAGGAGGACGTCATGGACCTGTTCCGGGGGAATGGCACGTCCAGCCCGTCCCCGGCCATCCCGATCCCGCGCAGGAGTGGCCGGCACCGCGCCACCCAGCGCCACCTGGCGGGGTCCCGGTGA
- the sbnA gene encoding 2,3-diaminopropionate biosynthesis protein SbnA, whose translation MTVISVPQAFNEDDLYVDVASIFDVPLYLKCEGFNFAGSIKLKAATEMVEAAERDGVLTPDSVLIESSSGNLGVALAMIAASRGYRFLCVTDPRCNLSTRRLMEALGSQVHIVTEPDPVGGFLGARIDYVEAMCASDSRFVWLNQYRNPGNWRAHLKRTAPAIARDFPDLDVLFVGAGTTGTLMGCARFFREWHRPVHVVAVDAVGSVTFGGPQSRRMIPGLGSGVRPALLDESYIDEVVLVEEADTLHACHRLAHRGFLFGGSTGTVVSGAKSWLDRNGRPGITAVAIAPDLGERYLDTVYQTNWLEDLFGKDVLDSVRAAHPFPESLSRPSEAGADPGHGTLVTSRPDADVVPLPLPRSGN comes from the coding sequence GTGACCGTCATCTCCGTCCCGCAGGCCTTCAACGAGGACGACCTGTACGTGGACGTGGCGTCGATCTTCGACGTCCCGCTGTACCTCAAGTGCGAGGGCTTCAACTTCGCCGGCTCGATCAAGCTCAAGGCCGCCACCGAGATGGTCGAGGCAGCCGAGCGGGACGGCGTCCTGACGCCTGACTCCGTGCTGATCGAGTCCTCGTCGGGCAACCTCGGCGTCGCGCTGGCCATGATCGCGGCCAGCCGCGGCTACCGCTTCCTGTGCGTGACCGACCCGCGCTGCAACCTGTCGACCCGGCGGCTGATGGAGGCGCTGGGCAGCCAGGTCCACATCGTCACCGAGCCTGACCCGGTGGGCGGTTTCCTGGGCGCCCGGATCGACTACGTCGAGGCGATGTGCGCCTCCGACAGCCGCTTCGTCTGGCTGAACCAGTACCGCAACCCGGGCAACTGGCGGGCCCACCTCAAGCGGACCGCACCGGCGATCGCCCGTGACTTCCCCGACCTCGACGTGCTGTTCGTGGGCGCTGGCACCACCGGGACCCTCATGGGCTGTGCGCGCTTCTTCCGCGAGTGGCACCGTCCGGTGCACGTCGTCGCGGTGGACGCCGTCGGGTCGGTGACCTTCGGCGGACCGCAGTCGCGGCGGATGATCCCCGGGCTGGGCAGCGGGGTCCGTCCCGCGCTGCTCGACGAGTCCTACATCGACGAGGTGGTGCTGGTCGAGGAGGCCGACACCCTCCACGCCTGCCACCGGCTGGCCCACCGCGGCTTCCTCTTCGGCGGCTCCACCGGCACCGTGGTCAGCGGCGCGAAGAGCTGGCTGGACCGCAACGGCAGGCCGGGCATCACCGCGGTGGCCATCGCCCCCGACCTGGGCGAGCGCTACCTGGACACCGTCTACCAGACCAACTGGCTCGAGGACCTCTTCGGGAAGGACGTGCTGGACTCGGTCCGGGCGGCCCACCCGTTCCCGGAGAGCCTGTCGCGGCCGAGCGAGGCGGGCGCCGATCCGGGTCACGGCACCCTGGTCACCTCCCGGCCGGACGCCGACGTCGTCCCGCTGCCCCTGCCGCGGTCGGGGAACTGA